Proteins co-encoded in one Schistocerca cancellata isolate TAMUIC-IGC-003103 chromosome 5, iqSchCanc2.1, whole genome shotgun sequence genomic window:
- the LOC126188911 gene encoding protein mono-ADP-ribosyltransferase PARP11-like isoform X1: MGLHKYIRDVHIIILSGKDIITEMGCCFSRDSSNEEVTIPHTPQATNSFQPYAATHYDITVSLPSVRANSIGFHHAPTSINNSRLARSQQTNQEPIRPKRPKTYFEGNNQFQPSVTSTNNIIVSPSLQARNSNSYYAQTSTRHSRVTNTQCIVSRGYPSHSLTKTVESTLHKSVLKLTVGWDHMNASSEFELQLLLSDTTEYKEILWLFKKTTQKQFMVEKIYRVQNPYLLGCYLLKKEEIRSRYGSVAEEYLFHGTKEESKDNICRNNFDWRKHGKSVGNIFGQGVSFTPISCYASHYSDSCNTQRMMIVSKVLIAKETVGNKYMKIPPEFDYKQCLRYDTATKENRHVIVKFSDNEFYPTYVIYYTGQYEKKEQKPIRF, encoded by the exons ATGGGTTTACATAAATACATCAGAGATGTGCATATTATAATTTTAAGTGGGAAGGAcattattacag AAATGGGCTGTTGTTTCAGTCGGGACTCCAGCAATGAGGAAGTCACCATACCTCATACACCACAGGCCACCAACAGTTTTCAACCATATGCAGCCACGCACTATGATATAACTGTGTCACTACCCTCTGTACGAGCAAACAGCATCGGTTTCCACCATGCACCAACTTCCATAAACAATTCTAGACTGGCAAGATCACAGCAGACCAATCAAGAACCCATCAGACCGAAGAGACCAAAAACATACTTTGAGGGAAACAACCAGTTTCAACCCTCTGTAACCAGTACCAACAATATAATTGTATCACCATCTTTACAAGCACGTAACAGCAATTCCTACTATGCACAAACTTCCACAAGACATTCTAGAGTGACAAATACACAGTGCATTGTTAGTAGAGGTTACCCAAGTCATTCTCTAACCAAAACTGTTGAATCTACATTACACAAATCAGTCTTGAAATTAACTGTTGGGTGGGATCATATGAATGCTAGCTCAGAGTTTGAGCTGCAGTTGTTGCTCTCAGACACTACTGAATATAAGGAAATATTGTGGTTATTCAAGAAGACCACACAGAAGCAGTTCATGGTTGAGAAAATTTATAGGGTCCAGAATCCTTATTTGTTGGGGTGTTACTTGCTCAAGAAAGAAGAAATACGATCAAGATATGGTTCTGTTGCTGAGGAGTATTTATTTCATGGTaccaaagaggaaagcaaagacaaCATTTGCAGAAATAATTTTGACTGGAGGAAACATGGCAAATCGGTAGGCAACATATTTGGACAAGGTGTTTCATTTACTCCTATTTCTTGCTATGCTAGTCATTATTCAGACAGCTGCAACACACAACGAATGATGATAGTGTCAAAGGTTCTAATTGCAAAGGAAACTGTTGGTAATAAGTATATGAAAATACCACCTGAATTTGATTATAAGCAGTGTCTTAGATATGACACTGCTACTAAAGAAAATCGCCATGTTATTGTGAAATTCTCTGATAACGAGTTCTATCCTACATATGTTATATATTATACAGGACAGTATGAGAAAAAGGAACAGAAGCCAATAAGATTTTAA
- the LOC126188911 gene encoding protein mono-ADP-ribosyltransferase PARP11-like isoform X2, whose product MGCCFSRDSSNEEVTIPHTPQATNSFQPYAATHYDITVSLPSVRANSIGFHHAPTSINNSRLARSQQTNQEPIRPKRPKTYFEGNNQFQPSVTSTNNIIVSPSLQARNSNSYYAQTSTRHSRVTNTQCIVSRGYPSHSLTKTVESTLHKSVLKLTVGWDHMNASSEFELQLLLSDTTEYKEILWLFKKTTQKQFMVEKIYRVQNPYLLGCYLLKKEEIRSRYGSVAEEYLFHGTKEESKDNICRNNFDWRKHGKSVGNIFGQGVSFTPISCYASHYSDSCNTQRMMIVSKVLIAKETVGNKYMKIPPEFDYKQCLRYDTATKENRHVIVKFSDNEFYPTYVIYYTGQYEKKEQKPIRF is encoded by the coding sequence ATGGGCTGTTGTTTCAGTCGGGACTCCAGCAATGAGGAAGTCACCATACCTCATACACCACAGGCCACCAACAGTTTTCAACCATATGCAGCCACGCACTATGATATAACTGTGTCACTACCCTCTGTACGAGCAAACAGCATCGGTTTCCACCATGCACCAACTTCCATAAACAATTCTAGACTGGCAAGATCACAGCAGACCAATCAAGAACCCATCAGACCGAAGAGACCAAAAACATACTTTGAGGGAAACAACCAGTTTCAACCCTCTGTAACCAGTACCAACAATATAATTGTATCACCATCTTTACAAGCACGTAACAGCAATTCCTACTATGCACAAACTTCCACAAGACATTCTAGAGTGACAAATACACAGTGCATTGTTAGTAGAGGTTACCCAAGTCATTCTCTAACCAAAACTGTTGAATCTACATTACACAAATCAGTCTTGAAATTAACTGTTGGGTGGGATCATATGAATGCTAGCTCAGAGTTTGAGCTGCAGTTGTTGCTCTCAGACACTACTGAATATAAGGAAATATTGTGGTTATTCAAGAAGACCACACAGAAGCAGTTCATGGTTGAGAAAATTTATAGGGTCCAGAATCCTTATTTGTTGGGGTGTTACTTGCTCAAGAAAGAAGAAATACGATCAAGATATGGTTCTGTTGCTGAGGAGTATTTATTTCATGGTaccaaagaggaaagcaaagacaaCATTTGCAGAAATAATTTTGACTGGAGGAAACATGGCAAATCGGTAGGCAACATATTTGGACAAGGTGTTTCATTTACTCCTATTTCTTGCTATGCTAGTCATTATTCAGACAGCTGCAACACACAACGAATGATGATAGTGTCAAAGGTTCTAATTGCAAAGGAAACTGTTGGTAATAAGTATATGAAAATACCACCTGAATTTGATTATAAGCAGTGTCTTAGATATGACACTGCTACTAAAGAAAATCGCCATGTTATTGTGAAATTCTCTGATAACGAGTTCTATCCTACATATGTTATATATTATACAGGACAGTATGAGAAAAAGGAACAGAAGCCAATAAGATTTTAA